In the Roseofilum capinflatum BLCC-M114 genome, TTCCTACCCGGTGAAAGTGCATACCGTAGAACCGGGTCTCGTCTATGAAGATAACGAATATCGCGTCATCTGTAACCCCCTCAAACATCGAGTTCCTGCCTTTGGCTATCGGGTACAAGAAAAAGACCGTCCCGGACGCTTCGATGTGGCTCGCGCTCAAGCCTTGGGTATTCCCCCCGGCCCCCTCTATGGAAAGCTGAAAAAAGGAGAATGGATTACCCTCCCTGATGGGCGCAAAATCCACGGCGCTAAACTGTGCGGCCCCACTCAAGTGGGTCGAAGTTTTGTCTATTGTACGGATACCATCTTTTGTGAAGGAGCCGTAGATCTGGCCCAAAGTGCAGACTTGCTCGTACATGAATCGACTTTTGCCCATCAGGATGCCCAACTGGCCTACGATCGCCTCCACTCTACCTCCACCATGGCCGCCCAAGTGGCCCTAGCTGCCCAAGTTAAGCACCTGATGCTCACCCATTTTAGTCCCCGGTATGCCCCAGGGAATGCCCTACAACTGGAAGACTTATTAACTGAAGCACGGGCGATTTTTCCCCAAACGGATATGGCCCATGATTTCCTCACCTATGAAATTGCTCGCCAGGCATCCGATCATTAAAAATAATAAAGATATCATAGAAAAGG is a window encoding:
- a CDS encoding ribonuclease Z, which produces MQITFLGTSSGVPTRSRNVSAIALRLAQKSELWLFDCGEGTQHQFQRSDLKVSQLRRIFVTHMHGDHIFGLMGLLASCGLAGSMEQIDIYGPPKLNEYLQGCIRYSQTHFSYPVKVHTVEPGLVYEDNEYRVICNPLKHRVPAFGYRVQEKDRPGRFDVARAQALGIPPGPLYGKLKKGEWITLPDGRKIHGAKLCGPTQVGRSFVYCTDTIFCEGAVDLAQSADLLVHESTFAHQDAQLAYDRLHSTSTMAAQVALAAQVKHLMLTHFSPRYAPGNALQLEDLLTEARAIFPQTDMAHDFLTYEIARQASDH